A genomic stretch from Bacteroidales bacterium includes:
- a CDS encoding SPASM domain-containing protein gives MKWSKYNYIFDSKKHGKFLYNSFMNFLWKINDDIYEDIIKIKKNHYSENKDDKLIKLLIANRILVEKNNVDCDNFIFQNQLKAFEKGYLSYTIMPTLDCNFRCPYCFEDNVNQKSMTEEVELKTIRYIKKNAKCAKLLNVTWYGGEPLLKFDSIKRISKELVKLKLSYNASMVTNGYLLNENVISQLKDLHINSLQITIDGLEETHNLKRPHYKNNDSFSRIILNLDKLFSKKESKIRVALRINVDNDNAEEFIEIYKFLEGRYGEKVFIYPGIIKDWSGKADGFSCGFNKKEEVAFRIEQYEKHGLKPINFFPTHTAPCVAERVYDYVIGPEGELYKCWNDVGKSDFIVGSIFNDKANVELLTKYLVSVDSFKSEKCKDCFFLFVCGGGCPSQKLRNKFDGTSFDTCTYFKYNLDKFLEIHFELKNIDEIKELTY, from the coding sequence ATGAAATGGTCTAAATATAATTATATATTTGATTCCAAAAAACATGGGAAATTTTTGTATAATAGTTTCATGAATTTTTTGTGGAAAATAAATGATGACATTTATGAAGATATAATTAAAATAAAAAAAAATCATTACAGTGAAAATAAAGATGATAAATTAATTAAATTATTAATAGCTAATAGAATTCTTGTTGAAAAAAACAATGTTGATTGTGATAATTTTATATTTCAAAACCAATTAAAAGCTTTTGAAAAAGGATATTTATCATATACAATAATGCCAACACTTGATTGTAATTTTCGCTGTCCTTATTGTTTTGAAGATAATGTGAATCAAAAAAGCATGACAGAAGAAGTAGAACTTAAAACAATTCGATATATAAAAAAGAATGCTAAATGTGCTAAATTATTAAATGTAACATGGTACGGAGGAGAACCCTTACTTAAATTTGATAGCATAAAAAGAATTTCAAAAGAATTGGTAAAACTCAAACTATCATATAATGCATCAATGGTTACAAATGGTTACTTATTAAATGAAAATGTAATTTCACAGTTAAAAGATTTACATATTAACAGTTTACAAATAACAATCGATGGATTAGAAGAAACTCACAATTTGAAAAGACCACATTATAAAAATAATGATAGTTTTTCAAGAATAATATTAAATTTAGATAAATTATTTAGTAAAAAAGAAAGTAAGATTAGGGTTGCACTAAGGATTAATGTTGATAATGATAATGCTGAAGAATTTATTGAAATTTATAAATTTTTAGAAGGAAGGTATGGGGAAAAAGTTTTTATTTACCCTGGTATAATTAAAGATTGGAGTGGGAAAGCAGATGGATTTAGTTGCGGTTTTAATAAAAAGGAAGAGGTCGCATTTAGAATTGAGCAATATGAGAAACACGGATTAAAACCAATCAATTTTTTTCCTACCCATACAGCTCCTTGTGTTGCTGAACGTGTATACGATTATGTAATTGGTCCAGAAGGTGAATTATATAAATGTTGGAATGATGTTGGAAAATCCGATTTTATTGTAGGTAGTATTTTTAATGACAAAGCAAATGTAGAATTATTAACCAAATATCTTGTTAGTGTTGATTCATTTAAATCAGAAAAATGTAAAGATTGTTTTTTTCTTTTTGTTTGTGGAGGTGGATGCCCAAGTCAAAAGTTAAGAAATAAGTTTGATGGTACATCGTTTGACACTTGTACTTATTTTAAATACAATCTAGATAAATTTTTAGAAATTCATTTTGAACTTAAAAATATTGATGAAATAAAAGAGTTAACGTATTAA
- a CDS encoding TonB-dependent receptor, whose protein sequence is MRKYCIVKRLLLIIILILLIIPLFSQNNIKGNIIEMNSNEAIEYATIFLIDKNDSIIQGTISDSKGNFILKYVTHGIYHIKASHLCFYSYSDSIKINENEGTTKLKILLEPNNTVFDEIVVKGDRGNSKNLLNKTVIFPDSLDINSAIDAKDVLKKIPSIIIDDFTNKISLLGEKNTLILINDVTTKGRIDLESIKPEDIDKIEIINNPMSKYDGEYTAVINIKLKKNQKQGIIAYNSVSIFNNYQYEYLSLQYGLEKIRFFGSYYYNRRISTFNIFEKRESLYDNSFLFESKSQFDPFKKTSNAIKYGVDYFINDNNILNFTAKFEMYDYLEDKSVLAFSNSSNKDILYNLTGNYIGKEKLGNYSVFYKRKFKKENQNLLVDINYYIFNSNDAYNVINKLENISDNSVSNNDLLQKEADVKQSLNVRVDYTQPVSDKFSLDLGYNYYNRGLDNKFTSNSSNTNFVYIEDRSGIYIDGYFDPDKISISVGSRVEYSSIILNDTTNNSVFNFLPSVGIYKKINDNSTIQMSYDKSLSRPNIWLLNPFVAHDDSLFFSSGNPYLKPSINDYADISYSFKKKSFILSTNLYLDYTKDLIDIVSYIDNNNITYETYDNLTKNVAYGIKLNISRKFFKIFKLSSFINVFNDKYDYEKTVSEGFTYNFNISGNIEFPKKIIAGFYFNSNGKSYSLQGYSLRTPNFNQIYVGKKILKDKANIYLICFTPLQDKRDSYITNANYIQEQSLIINSFLYGFLFKYNFSRGKISKKINRELNMEQDNKN, encoded by the coding sequence ATGAGAAAATATTGCATTGTTAAAAGATTACTACTAATCATTATCCTTATATTATTAATAATACCGTTGTTTAGTCAAAATAATATTAAGGGAAATATTATTGAAATGAATTCTAATGAAGCAATTGAGTATGCTACAATTTTTCTGATTGATAAAAATGATTCCATAATCCAAGGAACAATATCTGATAGTAAAGGTAATTTTATTTTAAAATATGTTACACATGGAATTTATCACATAAAAGCAAGTCATCTGTGTTTTTATAGTTATTCTGACAGTATCAAAATAAACGAAAATGAAGGAACAACAAAACTTAAAATTTTATTAGAACCTAATAATACTGTTTTTGATGAAATTGTAGTTAAAGGAGATAGGGGAAATTCTAAAAATCTTCTGAACAAAACAGTAATATTCCCTGATTCTCTTGATATTAATTCTGCAATTGATGCAAAAGATGTATTAAAAAAAATTCCAAGTATCATAATAGATGATTTCACTAATAAAATTAGTTTGTTAGGAGAAAAAAATACTTTAATTTTAATAAATGACGTTACAACTAAAGGAAGAATTGATTTAGAATCAATAAAACCAGAGGATATTGATAAAATTGAAATAATAAATAACCCAATGTCAAAATATGATGGTGAATATACAGCTGTAATAAATATAAAACTAAAAAAAAATCAAAAACAAGGAATAATTGCTTATAATTCCGTCAGTATATTTAATAATTATCAATATGAATATCTATCATTACAATATGGATTAGAAAAAATCAGATTTTTTGGCTCATATTATTATAATAGAAGAATATCGACTTTTAATATTTTTGAAAAAAGAGAATCCTTATATGATAACAGCTTTTTATTTGAATCCAAAAGTCAATTCGACCCATTTAAAAAAACTTCAAATGCAATTAAATATGGTGTAGATTATTTTATTAATGATAACAACATATTAAATTTTACAGCAAAATTTGAAATGTATGATTATTTAGAAGATAAGAGTGTTTTAGCTTTTAGTAATTCTAGTAATAAAGATATTTTATATAATTTAACTGGTAATTATATTGGAAAAGAAAAGCTTGGAAACTATTCTGTTTTTTATAAAAGAAAGTTTAAAAAAGAGAATCAAAATTTACTAGTTGATATAAATTATTATATATTTAATTCGAACGATGCATATAATGTAATTAATAAATTAGAAAATATTTCTGATAATTCAGTTTCAAATAATGATTTATTACAAAAAGAAGCAGATGTAAAACAATCTCTTAATGTTAGAGTGGATTATACTCAACCAGTTTCAGATAAATTTAGTTTAGATTTGGGTTACAATTATTACAATAGAGGATTAGACAATAAATTTACATCAAATAGTTCAAATACAAATTTTGTCTACATTGAAGATAGAAGTGGTATTTATATAGATGGGTATTTTGACCCTGATAAAATAAGTATTTCTGTAGGTTCGCGAGTTGAATATTCATCAATAATTCTAAATGATACTACTAATAATTCTGTTTTTAATTTTTTACCATCTGTTGGGATTTATAAGAAAATAAACGATAATAGTACAATTCAAATGAGTTATGATAAATCATTATCTCGTCCTAATATTTGGTTGTTAAATCCATTTGTTGCTCATGATGATTCTTTGTTTTTTTCAAGTGGTAATCCATATTTAAAACCTTCAATTAATGATTATGCAGATATTTCATATTCATTTAAAAAGAAATCTTTCATATTATCAACTAATTTATATCTTGATTATACAAAAGACCTAATAGATATTGTCAGCTATATAGATAATAATAATATTACTTATGAAACATATGATAATTTAACTAAGAATGTCGCATATGGTATAAAATTAAATATATCAAGGAAATTTTTTAAAATTTTTAAATTAAGTTCATTTATTAATGTTTTTAATGATAAATACGATTATGAGAAAACTGTATCGGAAGGTTTCACATATAATTTTAATATTTCTGGTAATATAGAATTTCCAAAAAAAATTATAGCGGGTTTTTATTTTAATTCAAACGGTAAAAGCTATAGTTTACAAGGATACTCATTAAGAACACCCAATTTTAATCAAATTTATGTAGGTAAAAAAATATTAAAAGATAAAGCTAATATTTATTTAATTTGTTTTACTCCATTACAAGATAAAAGAGACAGCTATATAACAAATGCTAATTATATACAAGAACAAAGTCTGATTATTAATTCCTTTTTGTATGGTTTTTTGTTCAAATATAATTTTTCAAGAGGAAAAATTAGTAAAAAAATAAATAGAGAATTAAATATGGAACAAGATAATAAGAATTAA